CACTTCTTGTAGGTCCTCCGGGTACAGGAAAAACTTTGCTTGCAAAGGCGGTAGCAGGAGAGGCGAAAGTTCCCTTCTTCTCCATATCAGGTTCTGCTTTTGTGGAAATGTTTGTAGGCATGGGCGCTGCCCGGGTAAGAGATTTATTTCAACAGGCACAGGAAAAAGCTCCCTGCATAGTTTTTATAGATGAAATAGATGCAATAGGCAAGAGTAGAGGGGGAAATGTGTCGGGAAATGATGAAAGGGAACAGACTTTGAATCAGCTTTTGGCGGAAATGGATGGATTTGATTCTTCAAAGGGTGTAGTGATATTAGCTGCTACAAATAGACCGGAAGTTTTAGATAAGGCACTTTTAAGACCGGGAAGATTTGATAGGAGAGTAGTAGTTGATAGACCGGATTTAAAGGGTAGAGAGGATATATTAAAGGTTCATATAAAGGGAGTTAAGGTTTCAAAAGATGTAGATTTAAATGCTATAGCAAAATCCACCCCCGGAGCTGTAGGAGCAGACCTTGCCAATATAATAAATGAAGCAGCACTTAAGGCTGTTAAAAATAACAGGTATGAAGTAACTCAGGATGACCTTCAAAATGCCGTGGAATTAATTATAGCCGGTAAGGAAAAAAAGGATAGAATACTTTCTCCGGAAGAAAAACGGCAGGTTGCTTTTCATGAAGTAGGGCATGCACTGGTAGCAACACTATTAAAACATACAGATCCTGTTCATAAAATAACTATAGTACCAAGAACTATGGGATCTCTTGGATATACAATGCAGCTTCCTATAGAAGAGAAGTATTTGATTACCAGAGAAGAGATGATAGATCAGATATGTGTTATGTTAGCTGGAAGAGCTGCAGAAGAGGTTAGGTTTAGCAGTATATCCACAGGAGCTGCCAACGATATTGAAAGGGCAACTGAAACTGCCAGAAGTATGGTTACCGTTTATGGAATGACAGAAAGATTTGATATGATGGCACTAGAATCAATGCAAGATAAGTATCTAGATGGCAGACCAGTGCGAAATTGTAGTGCAGAAACGGCTTCAATTATTGATGAGGAAACTTTAAATATAATAAAACAATGTCATAACAAGTCCAGAGAACTTTTAAAAAACAATATAAAATTACTTGAAAAAATATCAGAAGAACTTATTGAAAAGGAAACTTTAATGGGGGATGAGTTTATGGGCATAATAAGAATGTACAGAGGTAAAGGAAAATAGATCTTATCGATAGGAACTTTAATAATTAAAAGTCAATGAAATGGAGATATAAATATGTATGAAGAGAATTCAAAAAAGGATTTACACAGGGAACTTGAACTCAATTTAGAAAAACAAAAGCTAAAAGAAGTGTTAAAAGAAATTAAAATCCAAATATTAAATTATGTGAATATTAGAAAACAAATTGTAAGTTCCATACTTGACTTGAGAGAAAAAAACTTAGAACAATATAGAGATGATGAAGACCAATATGTAGAATATTTTAGTCATGAAATGTATGCAAGAGAAGAACAGTATAGATTGGTGAATAAGAATATAAGAGAACTTTCCATACTTAAATCCTCACCTTATTTTGGAAAAATTGAGTTTGAGGATAGTTATGGGAGGGAAAGTATATACATAGGGAGATTTGGAATGACTGCAAGGGAAGACTATGAACCCATTGTAATAGATTGGAGATCTCCTGTTTGTGCTTTGTTTTACGAGGGGAAATTGGGAACTTTGAAGTATAAATCTCCTGCAGGGGAAGTTGAAGCAGAAGTACTCTCAAAAAGGCAATTCATTATAAAGAAATCCAATCTTCTGGGGATGTTTGATTCCAGTCTGGACGTAAAAGATGAAATATTACAAATGGTACTCAGTAAAAATGCAGGAGAAAAGTTAAAAGATATAGTAATGACTATACAAAAAGAGCAGGATAATATAATAAGACAGCCAAGAAAAGGAGCAGTTGTGGTGAATGGGGTAGCGGGAAGTGGCAAGACTACTATAGCTTTGCACAGGGTGGCATATCTTCTGTATAATTACAGGAAAATACTACAGGAAAGGGTACTTATACTAGGTCCTAATAGTATATTTATAGACTATATTTCAAGAGTACTTCCTAGTTTAGGAGAAGAAAAAGTTATTCAAACAACTTTCAGAGAATTCTTTGGCAGTATGATAAACCTGCCATATATAATGAGTTTTAGGGAGTATACAGAAAATGTTGTAAATAAGAATAGAGAATTTATTGATGAGGTTATATATAAGGGTTCTTTAAAATATATGGATGATATAAATAAATTGATTGATGTTGTGGAAAAATCTTATTTTAAAATGGAGGATGTACTATTTTATGATAAGGTAATATTGTCTAAGGAACAGATAAATAAAATGTTAATATATGATTTTAAAAGTATGCCTTTATTCAAAAGAGTTAGGAGACTAAAGAGAATTATCTATTCAAAAATAAGAGATGAAAGAAATATTTTAGTAAATCTTATTCAAAAAGACTATAAAGATAGAATTGAAAATATGACAGAGGGAGAACTTAATGATTTTCAAACTGATCTAGAATATAAAAGACGAAATAAAATAAGAAATGTGATATATGAAGTAATAAAAATTAAAAAGGAAAAATTAAAGTGGATGAATGAGCCGGATGTGCTTTCTATATATAATTACTTTAATAAAAATAAGCCTCTGATTTATAATGATCTAGCTGCTATTTTATATCTTAAGATAAAATTAGAAGGATTAAAATATAACAAGGGAATAAGGCATATAGTGATAGATGAAGCTCAAGACTATTCACCTCTTCAGTTTTGGGTTATCAAGGAACTTACAGACTGTAAGTCATTTACCATAGTAGGGGATGTAAATCAAATGATTATACCCTCAGAGAATAAATGTGCCATGATGGGATTAAAAGATATTTTTACCGATATAGAAGTGAAGAATTTTTCATTGGACAAAAGCTATAGATCTACAAATGAAATAATTAGTTATGCAAATAAATACTTGAAACATAACAAAATAATATCCTTAGTGAGAAAGGGAAAAGAAGTTATAGAAAAACAAATAGATAATCATAAAGAACTTGTGGACAAAATACTCCATGATGTTGTAGAATTAAAGGAGAGAGGTTACGAAAGTATTGCTGTAATATGTAGGGATTTAAAAAATACAGAAGCTTTAGGTAATTTAATTAAAAGAAGGATGCATATAAATCTTATAGATAGAGAAAATATGATTTATTCTAGTGGAGAAGTTATTCTTCCATCTTATTTTGCTAAAGGTCTGGAATTTGATGCCGTTATAATGGTAGATACCTCTCAAAGCAATGACGATACATTAAAGTATATAATGGCCACAAGAGCTCTACATGAATTGTATGTGTATAAGACTTCCTCGATTAATTAAAGTTTCTAAGCTTCAGGTTTTGTTAAATTATCCTGAAGCTTAGTGTTTTATAAAGGAGTTTATAAGATTATGATAAATAAATCAGTGCAGTTAATTGAAAAAGCAGAATATGGACATAGATTGGATAAAAACGAAATAGTTCACTTGCTTCAGGATGATGGATGTAATGAGAAACTTTTTGAGGCAGCTGACAGGATAAGAAAAAAATATGTTGGTGATAAAGTTCATCTAAGAGGATTGATAGAATTTTCAAATATGTGTAAAAGAAATTGTATGTATTGTGGATTAAGGTGTGATAATAAAAATATTGAAAGATATAGAATATCTCCAGATGATATTATTGAACTTGCTAAAAAAGCAGAGGGGTATGGATATAAAACCATAGTTATGCAGTCTGGAGAGGATGATTACTATACTGTAGATAAGCTTAAATATATAATATCAAATATAAAGAAAATGGATATGGCACTGACTTTGAGTATAGGTGAAAAGACTTTTGAAGAATACAAATCTTTTAAAGAAGCAGGTGCAGATAGATATCTAATAAGGATAGAAACCACAGATGAAAAGTTATATAAAAAAATGCATCCGGATATGAGTTATAAAAATAGAAAGAGATGTTTAAGAGAACTTAAAATTTTAGGGTATGAAGTAGGCACAGGATGTTTGATAGGACTT
This window of the Clostridium kluyveri DSM 555 genome carries:
- the ftsH gene encoding ATP-dependent zinc metalloprotease FtsH; the encoded protein is MLNGKKFKNNKFIYFICYALLAIIIVFTVNEYFNGLKYEHIKYSDFVNYINQNKISQVKIGKDKLFITLKSKQNEEEKILYTEKLNDPDLIQKLDDANIKFDGSSQENAVMKNIFTGWILPVIILMFFAKVILGALGKRMGSGVMSFGRNTAKIYAENETGVNFEDVAGQEEAKESLVEIVDFLHNSQKYASIGARLPKGALLVGPPGTGKTLLAKAVAGEAKVPFFSISGSAFVEMFVGMGAARVRDLFQQAQEKAPCIVFIDEIDAIGKSRGGNVSGNDEREQTLNQLLAEMDGFDSSKGVVILAATNRPEVLDKALLRPGRFDRRVVVDRPDLKGREDILKVHIKGVKVSKDVDLNAIAKSTPGAVGADLANIINEAALKAVKNNRYEVTQDDLQNAVELIIAGKEKKDRILSPEEKRQVAFHEVGHALVATLLKHTDPVHKITIVPRTMGSLGYTMQLPIEEKYLITREEMIDQICVMLAGRAAEEVRFSSISTGAANDIERATETARSMVTVYGMTERFDMMALESMQDKYLDGRPVRNCSAETASIIDEETLNIIKQCHNKSRELLKNNIKLLEKISEELIEKETLMGDEFMGIIRMYRGKGK
- a CDS encoding HelD family protein, with translation MYEENSKKDLHRELELNLEKQKLKEVLKEIKIQILNYVNIRKQIVSSILDLREKNLEQYRDDEDQYVEYFSHEMYAREEQYRLVNKNIRELSILKSSPYFGKIEFEDSYGRESIYIGRFGMTAREDYEPIVIDWRSPVCALFYEGKLGTLKYKSPAGEVEAEVLSKRQFIIKKSNLLGMFDSSLDVKDEILQMVLSKNAGEKLKDIVMTIQKEQDNIIRQPRKGAVVVNGVAGSGKTTIALHRVAYLLYNYRKILQERVLILGPNSIFIDYISRVLPSLGEEKVIQTTFREFFGSMINLPYIMSFREYTENVVNKNREFIDEVIYKGSLKYMDDINKLIDVVEKSYFKMEDVLFYDKVILSKEQINKMLIYDFKSMPLFKRVRRLKRIIYSKIRDERNILVNLIQKDYKDRIENMTEGELNDFQTDLEYKRRNKIRNVIYEVIKIKKEKLKWMNEPDVLSIYNYFNKNKPLIYNDLAAILYLKIKLEGLKYNKGIRHIVIDEAQDYSPLQFWVIKELTDCKSFTIVGDVNQMIIPSENKCAMMGLKDIFTDIEVKNFSLDKSYRSTNEIISYANKYLKHNKIISLVRKGKEVIEKQIDNHKELVDKILHDVVELKERGYESIAVICRDLKNTEALGNLIKRRMHINLIDRENMIYSSGEVILPSYFAKGLEFDAVIMVDTSQSNDDTLKYIMATRALHELYVYKTSSIN
- the hydE gene encoding [FeFe] hydrogenase H-cluster radical SAM maturase HydE; its protein translation is MINKSVQLIEKAEYGHRLDKNEIVHLLQDDGCNEKLFEAADRIRKKYVGDKVHLRGLIEFSNMCKRNCMYCGLRCDNKNIERYRISPDDIIELAKKAEGYGYKTIVMQSGEDDYYTVDKLKYIISNIKKMDMALTLSIGEKTFEEYKSFKEAGADRYLIRIETTDEKLYKKMHPDMSYKNRKRCLRELKILGYEVGTGCLIGLPNQSVESLAEDILFFKEIDADMIGIGPFIPNEDTPLKDEMGGNFITSIKVMAVIRLLMPDINIPATTAMESLELNGREIALQSGANVVMPNVTEGVYRKLYALYPGKICTGDTPAHCRNCITGKINNIGRSISDSKGFRIKSVV